From Candidatus Pedobacter colombiensis, one genomic window encodes:
- a CDS encoding multidrug efflux RND transporter permease subunit → MISEVFIRRPVTAIVISILIVVIGVIVITTLPISQYPTIAPPTVTVSGNYTGADAQTVEQTVTTPIESQINGTPGMKYLSSNSTSDGRSSITVTFDVGTNIDVAALDVQNRVGIAEPSLPEAVTRLGVTTKKANSDILMVVGLYSPNGTYDDKFISNYVNLYVKDAILRVKGVGDVQAFGQPFSMRVWLDANKLAALGLTPADVSAAIQEQNTRIPGGSVGGPPQHNYQTFEFSVLLDGDLNTVDQFKNIVVKTNSDGSAVYLKDVARVELGAFSYALKSKVNGKVASLMAIYQSPGGNAVQTADGIDKVMQQLKKAFPKDLDYKVPYETVTVVKVSINEVVHTLIEALILVTLVVFFFLQSWRATLIPVLAIPVSIIGTFIFFTFFGFSINVLTMFGFVLAIGIVVDDAIVVVEAVQHYMDHDGLLAPEATRRAMNDITAPVIAIALILAAVFIPVGFIPGMVGKLYQQFAITIAVSVLLSAFIALSLTPALCSILLKPMKLDKNSKGMNKFFFKFNRWFAKVTHNYSMGVKKALKAAPLVMIILLCIYLGTGGLFMKKPTGFIPNEDAGIFLIGATLPEGAAAVRTDAFIKRITDTIRTKYPEVDNITSLSGINILNSSFKSNAGTFFVQLKNWEYRKKDVNTIMAGISKSFMGDKEGNVIVVAPPPIPGLGISGGFTLEIQEKQTGDIKEFEANVNKYLAAVNQRPEIGMAYTLFNTRTPNYKVNVDRDQAKKMGVSIGAVYQSISAYLGSSYINDFTKYGRNFRVVSQADTNYRAKIENLGFLYVKNSAGVSVPLSSMVSYKVIENPSIISHYNLFRSIEVGGSAKPGRSSGDALKALKEVAAQNLPANYGYDFSGLSLQETEAGNSTIMIFTLVIVFVFLLLAALYESWSVPFSILLAVPLGLFGAILALTFLPKLDNNIYAQVGLITLIGLSAKNAILIVEFAKERVDWGMELIAATIEAVRLRLRPIIMTSVAFILGVIPLILSSSAGAVSRQTIGWTVAAGMMSATLLAIFIVPVLFVLITRLAYGKKKLAELQASYRPEDHKNTLHADAED, encoded by the coding sequence ATGATCTCAGAAGTATTTATCAGACGCCCGGTTACGGCCATCGTAATATCCATATTAATTGTTGTAATTGGCGTTATTGTCATCACAACTTTGCCCATCAGTCAGTATCCAACTATTGCTCCGCCTACGGTTACTGTTTCAGGTAATTATACAGGTGCTGATGCACAAACAGTAGAGCAAACAGTAACCACGCCTATAGAAAGTCAGATTAATGGTACGCCTGGGATGAAATATTTATCATCCAATAGTACCTCGGATGGCAGATCTTCCATTACCGTTACTTTTGATGTGGGGACAAATATAGATGTTGCTGCATTAGATGTACAGAATAGGGTGGGGATTGCGGAACCCTCTTTACCGGAAGCGGTTACCCGTTTAGGGGTAACGACCAAGAAAGCTAACAGCGATATTTTGATGGTTGTGGGCTTATACTCGCCAAATGGGACTTACGATGATAAGTTTATATCCAATTACGTGAATCTTTATGTAAAAGACGCTATCCTTAGAGTTAAAGGAGTTGGTGATGTTCAGGCTTTTGGTCAGCCCTTTAGTATGCGTGTATGGCTGGATGCGAATAAGCTTGCCGCATTGGGTCTTACCCCAGCTGATGTCTCTGCGGCTATTCAGGAACAAAATACCAGAATTCCAGGTGGAAGTGTTGGTGGCCCACCGCAACACAATTATCAGACATTTGAATTTTCTGTTCTTCTTGATGGTGACTTGAATACGGTAGATCAGTTTAAAAATATTGTGGTTAAGACGAATAGTGATGGTTCTGCAGTTTATCTTAAAGATGTGGCAAGGGTAGAATTGGGTGCTTTTAGTTATGCTTTAAAATCAAAGGTGAATGGTAAAGTTGCTTCTTTAATGGCCATTTACCAGAGCCCGGGAGGGAATGCTGTGCAAACAGCTGATGGCATTGATAAGGTGATGCAACAACTAAAAAAGGCTTTTCCTAAAGATCTTGACTACAAAGTTCCATATGAGACTGTTACTGTGGTAAAGGTTTCTATCAATGAGGTGGTGCATACATTGATTGAAGCCCTTATTTTAGTTACTCTGGTGGTATTTTTCTTTCTTCAAAGCTGGAGAGCCACACTTATTCCTGTTTTGGCTATCCCGGTGTCTATCATTGGTACATTTATCTTTTTTACTTTCTTTGGTTTCTCTATTAATGTTTTAACTATGTTCGGTTTTGTACTGGCCATAGGTATTGTGGTAGATGATGCCATTGTTGTTGTGGAGGCTGTGCAGCATTATATGGATCACGACGGCTTGCTGGCACCCGAAGCTACACGAAGGGCAATGAATGATATTACGGCGCCCGTAATCGCCATTGCATTGATCCTGGCGGCTGTATTTATTCCTGTAGGCTTTATTCCCGGTATGGTTGGTAAGTTGTACCAGCAATTTGCCATCACCATTGCAGTTTCTGTATTGCTTTCGGCATTTATTGCATTATCTCTTACACCTGCACTTTGTTCTATCCTTTTAAAACCAATGAAGCTGGATAAGAATTCAAAGGGAATGAACAAGTTCTTTTTTAAATTTAATAGATGGTTTGCTAAAGTTACACATAACTATTCGATGGGGGTAAAAAAAGCTTTAAAAGCAGCCCCGCTAGTGATGATTATCCTGCTCTGTATTTATTTAGGTACAGGTGGTTTATTCATGAAAAAACCTACAGGTTTCATTCCAAATGAGGATGCCGGTATCTTTTTAATAGGAGCAACCTTACCTGAAGGTGCAGCAGCAGTACGTACAGATGCTTTCATTAAAAGAATTACAGATACTATCCGGACAAAATATCCGGAGGTAGATAACATCACTTCTCTTAGTGGCATTAACATTCTTAACAGTTCGTTTAAATCTAATGCAGGCACTTTCTTTGTCCAGCTTAAAAACTGGGAGTATCGGAAAAAGGATGTTAATACCATTATGGCAGGCATCTCTAAATCTTTTATGGGAGATAAAGAAGGGAATGTAATCGTTGTGGCTCCTCCACCCATACCCGGATTGGGTATTAGCGGTGGTTTTACCCTCGAGATACAGGAGAAGCAAACGGGAGATATTAAAGAATTTGAAGCGAATGTAAATAAATACCTTGCTGCTGTTAACCAACGGCCTGAAATTGGAATGGCTTATACATTATTTAATACAAGAACGCCAAATTACAAGGTTAATGTAGATCGGGATCAGGCAAAAAAGATGGGGGTATCTATTGGAGCGGTTTATCAGAGTATTTCAGCATATCTGGGCAGTAGCTATATCAATGACTTTACCAAGTATGGCAGAAACTTCCGGGTGGTTAGTCAGGCCGATACGAATTATCGCGCAAAAATTGAAAATCTTGGCTTCCTCTACGTGAAAAATTCGGCAGGTGTTTCTGTTCCATTGAGTTCTATGGTATCTTATAAAGTGATAGAAAATCCATCTATCATCAGTCATTATAATCTTTTTCGTTCAATTGAAGTCGGGGGATCTGCAAAACCAGGACGGAGCTCAGGGGATGCCTTAAAGGCATTAAAGGAAGTTGCAGCACAAAACCTACCTGCGAATTATGGTTATGATTTCTCCGGATTAAGTTTGCAGGAAACGGAGGCTGGAAATAGTACGATTATGATTTTTACACTCGTTATTGTCTTTGTATTTCTACTGTTGGCAGCCTTGTACGAGAGTTGGTCTGTTCCCTTCTCCATTTTACTCGCTGTGCCACTTGGACTATTTGGAGCTATTCTGGCACTGACTTTTCTGCCTAAACTCGACAATAATATTTATGCTCAGGTGGGTTTGATCACTTTGATTGGTTTGTCTGCAAAGAACGCAATTTTAATTGTAGAATTTGCCAAAGAAAGGGTGGATTGGGGCATGGAACTTATTGCAGCTACGATAGAAGCTGTAAGATTAAGGCTTAGACCAATTATCATGACTTCTGTGGCTTTTATACTTGGTGTTATTCCATTGATTTTGTCTTCTAGTGCAGGTGCTGTTTCTCGTCAAACAATTGGGTGGACAGTAGCAGCAGGGATGATGTCGGCAACCTTACTTGCGATATTTATTGTTCCTGTATTGTTTGTACTCATCACCAGATTAGCTTACGGCAAAAAGAAACTGGCCGAGTTGCAGGCCTCCTATAGACCTGAAGATCATAAAAACACACTACATGCAGATGCTGAAGATTAA
- a CDS encoding efflux RND transporter periplasmic adaptor subunit, protein MNTVNHIKLGIVILGSISLASCGGGNKTAQQGGPPPATPVTPYTVAAEPVTTVDTYPGVVIALDQVELRAQVGGYITTIYIKDGQKVTKGQKLYEIDRTKYLAAYNSAKANVEVAQANRDKTKKDADRYTRLAAADAIAKQRVDYALTDLANAESQVAAAKANLSAANDDLRRSVIVSPLNGTIGISQVKQGALVTAGSTLLNTVSTNNPIAVDIAVNQSEIPRFINMKNNPAAIKDSLFSVQLQDGSIYKRLGRVLTIDRAVDPTTGTIKVRVSYPNELGKLVAGMTVNLLVLDKSVENQLVIPYKAVSEQLGSFHVFVVGDSSKAEQRIVTLGRQFGSNVVVKDGLKAGEVIVADGAQNLRPGAVVKF, encoded by the coding sequence ATGAATACGGTTAATCACATAAAATTAGGCATTGTTATACTAGGGTCCATTTCTTTAGCATCATGTGGTGGTGGCAATAAAACTGCACAGCAGGGAGGCCCACCACCGGCAACTCCTGTAACGCCTTACACTGTTGCTGCCGAACCGGTAACGACAGTCGATACCTATCCGGGGGTGGTTATAGCATTAGATCAGGTTGAGCTTCGCGCGCAGGTAGGTGGCTATATTACCACAATTTATATTAAGGATGGTCAGAAAGTAACTAAAGGGCAGAAACTTTACGAAATTGACCGTACCAAGTATCTGGCAGCCTATAATTCGGCAAAAGCAAATGTAGAGGTGGCTCAGGCCAATCGTGATAAGACTAAAAAGGATGCGGATCGTTATACGAGGCTTGCTGCCGCGGATGCCATCGCTAAGCAACGTGTTGATTATGCCCTTACCGATCTTGCGAATGCTGAATCCCAGGTTGCTGCGGCAAAAGCTAATCTTTCTGCTGCAAACGACGATTTGCGACGTTCGGTTATCGTATCACCGCTGAATGGTACTATTGGTATATCACAGGTAAAACAGGGAGCTTTGGTTACTGCCGGTTCTACACTTTTAAATACCGTGTCGACCAATAATCCTATTGCCGTAGATATTGCAGTAAATCAAAGCGAGATCCCAAGATTCATCAATATGAAAAATAATCCTGCGGCTATAAAAGACTCTCTTTTTAGTGTGCAATTACAGGATGGGAGTATTTATAAACGTCTGGGAAGAGTTTTGACAATTGATCGGGCCGTTGATCCAACAACAGGGACTATAAAAGTGAGAGTCAGTTATCCTAATGAATTAGGTAAGCTGGTTGCCGGTATGACAGTAAATCTTTTGGTTCTGGATAAGTCTGTTGAAAATCAACTGGTCATTCCTTATAAAGCCGTGTCTGAGCAGTTGGGGTCATTTCATGTGTTTGTGGTTGGCGACAGCAGTAAGGCAGAACAGCGGATTGTAACGCTGGGTAGGCAATTTGGTAGCAATGTGGTGGTGAAAGACGGGTTAAAGGCGGGAGAAGTGATTGTTGCAGATGGCGCGCAAAATTTACGTCCGGGTGCAGTTGTAAAATTTTAA
- a CDS encoding TolC family protein: MRLHRSILMFLLGLPFMLCSVVFGQTGDNNKVLSNASLQEVIHYALINKPGVKQALIDEEIGERDIKSALSGWLPQINGSANYNYNLKQQQSTLTFNGETSLLIVGTKYTSAMTLQADQKFLDAGLIQASKASKYYRLQYKESTESAKISTVVEVSKAYFDILTSKEQLNIINENIARLEKQFKDSHAQYDVGLVDKTDYQRAQISLSNSKADRKRAEELMKYKYAYLKQLIGYSSDKDISLNFDTMRMENEVLLDTNQARNYENRVEYRLLQTQKKLQQLNTSYNKWAYLPTIAGFINYNWNYQNNNFKDLYNTNYPSSLFGLTLNLPIFQGTKRTQEIRKSELQEKRIDLDLYNTRNQINAQYEQAIATYKANLNDWKTTFANVELSKQVYNIIKQQYDEGIKTYLDLMTAETDLRTTQLNYLNSLYSLLSSKLDVQQALGTIIVNQ; encoded by the coding sequence ATGAGACTACATAGATCGATTTTAATGTTTCTCCTTGGTCTACCATTTATGTTATGCTCGGTCGTATTTGGGCAAACAGGAGACAATAATAAAGTGCTCAGCAATGCATCTCTCCAGGAGGTTATACATTATGCATTGATTAATAAACCAGGGGTAAAACAAGCATTGATAGATGAAGAAATCGGTGAGCGGGACATTAAGTCTGCACTGTCGGGCTGGCTTCCTCAAATTAACGGTAGTGCCAATTATAATTACAACCTTAAGCAACAGCAAAGTACACTTACTTTTAATGGTGAAACTTCTTTACTGATCGTTGGCACCAAGTATACTTCGGCCATGACTTTACAGGCAGATCAGAAGTTTTTAGATGCGGGATTGATCCAGGCTTCCAAGGCCTCGAAATATTACAGGTTGCAATATAAAGAGAGTACCGAAAGTGCTAAAATCAGTACGGTTGTTGAAGTGAGCAAGGCCTACTTTGATATACTGACAAGTAAAGAGCAACTAAATATCATCAATGAAAATATTGCACGTCTGGAAAAACAATTTAAGGATTCTCATGCCCAATATGACGTTGGACTGGTTGACAAAACGGATTATCAAAGAGCACAAATTAGTTTAAGCAACTCCAAAGCAGATCGAAAAAGGGCGGAAGAACTGATGAAATATAAGTATGCTTACCTCAAGCAATTAATTGGATATAGTTCTGATAAAGATATTAGCTTAAACTTTGATACAATGCGGATGGAAAATGAGGTCTTGCTGGATACTAACCAAGCCCGTAATTATGAGAATAGAGTGGAGTATCGACTGCTGCAAACGCAAAAGAAGTTGCAACAGTTGAATACCTCTTATAATAAATGGGCTTATTTGCCCACTATTGCGGGATTTATAAATTATAACTGGAACTATCAGAATAACAACTTTAAGGATTTGTACAACACAAATTATCCAAGTTCTTTGTTTGGACTGACATTGAATCTTCCCATCTTTCAAGGAACAAAAAGGACTCAGGAGATCAGGAAATCTGAATTGCAGGAAAAGAGAATTGATCTGGACTTATACAATACCCGAAACCAGATCAATGCGCAATATGAGCAGGCTATAGCAACCTATAAGGCTAATCTGAACGATTGGAAAACAACATTTGCCAATGTAGAACTTTCTAAACAGGTGTATAATATCATTAAGCAACAATATGATGAGGGGATTAAGACTTATCTTGATTTGATGACTGCAGAAACGGACCTGCGTACCACACAACTTAACTATTTAAATTCATTATACAGTCTTCTTTCTTCAAAATTAGATGTACAACAGGCATTAGGAACAATTATCGTAAACCAATAA
- the serS gene encoding serine--tRNA ligase, translated as MLQVNYIRENRAKVLEGLALRNFKQPELVDEIIKTDEERRQFQTSLDNLSAIANSSAKQIGELMRNGKKDEAEALKAETSANKEQIKNLSEDLTTAEATLHNLIVQLPNLPYHMVKAGSTPEENEIVYVHGEPAAVTENALPHWELTAKYDIIDFELGTKIAGAGFPVYKGKGARLQRALINFFLDHATAEGYKEMQVPHLVNEASGFGTGQLPDKEGQMYHVGIDNLYLIPTAEVPVTNLYRDVILKEEELPVKNTGYTPCFRREAGSYGAHVRGLNRLHQFDKVEIVQIVHPDQSYQVLEEMSAYVQTLLQKLGLHYRVLRLCAGDMGFTAAMTYDMEVWSAAQQRWLEVSSVSNFETYQSNRLKLRFKGTAGKTQLAHTLNGSALALPRIVAAILENNQTDKGIKIPEALVKYTGFEYID; from the coding sequence ATGCTGCAAGTTAACTATATCCGCGAAAATAGAGCGAAAGTTTTGGAAGGCTTAGCCTTAAGAAACTTTAAGCAACCAGAATTGGTTGATGAAATTATTAAAACCGATGAAGAAAGAAGACAATTCCAAACTTCATTAGATAATCTCTCTGCTATCGCAAATTCGAGCGCAAAACAGATTGGTGAGTTGATGCGTAATGGGAAAAAGGATGAGGCTGAAGCATTAAAAGCAGAAACCAGTGCTAATAAAGAGCAAATAAAAAATTTATCTGAGGATTTGACTACAGCCGAGGCTACACTGCATAACCTGATTGTACAGCTGCCTAATCTGCCATATCATATGGTTAAAGCAGGAAGTACACCTGAAGAAAATGAGATTGTTTACGTTCATGGTGAGCCGGCTGCAGTTACAGAAAATGCATTACCACATTGGGAGTTAACGGCTAAATATGATATTATAGATTTTGAGCTGGGTACAAAGATTGCCGGTGCTGGTTTCCCGGTTTATAAAGGCAAAGGTGCACGTTTACAGCGCGCACTGATTAATTTCTTTTTAGATCATGCTACAGCAGAAGGTTATAAGGAAATGCAGGTGCCTCACCTTGTAAATGAAGCTTCTGGTTTCGGTACAGGACAATTGCCGGATAAGGAAGGGCAAATGTATCATGTAGGTATTGACAATTTGTATCTTATTCCTACGGCAGAAGTTCCTGTTACGAATCTTTATAGAGATGTGATTTTAAAAGAAGAAGAGTTACCGGTTAAAAACACAGGCTATACACCATGTTTCCGTCGTGAGGCAGGTTCTTATGGCGCGCATGTTCGTGGTTTAAACAGGCTTCATCAATTTGATAAAGTGGAGATTGTACAGATCGTTCATCCAGACCAGTCTTATCAGGTGCTGGAGGAAATGAGTGCCTATGTTCAGACCCTATTGCAAAAGCTAGGTTTGCATTACAGAGTACTTCGTTTATGTGCGGGAGATATGGGTTTTACGGCTGCCATGACTTATGATATGGAGGTTTGGAGTGCAGCTCAACAGCGTTGGTTAGAAGTATCTTCAGTATCTAACTTTGAGACTTACCAGAGTAACAGACTGAAGTTAAGATTTAAAGGTACTGCAGGAAAAACACAACTGGCACATACTTTAAATGGAAGCGCATTGGCCTTACCACGTATCGTCGCAGCTATTTTAGAGAACAATCAAACAGATAAGGGAATTAAGATTCCTGAAGCTTTGGTAAAATATACCGGCTTCGAATATATTGATTAA
- the rsmI gene encoding 16S rRNA (cytidine(1402)-2'-O)-methyltransferase, whose product MTTGKLFLVPTPIGNLEDMTFRAIRILKEADVILAEDTRTSAPMLKHFGIDKKAYSHHQHNEHQATTEIIRFLKEGKNVALISDAGTPAISDPGFFLVRETLKHDLPVECLPGATAFVPALVNSGLPCDAFVFEGFLPVKKGRQTRFKKLAEEERTMIFYESPHRLLKTLEEFAQYLGPERQASVSRELTKLYEETIRGTLTEIKSHFENNILKGEFVICIAGAEEVKKKSKYDKD is encoded by the coding sequence ATGACGACCGGTAAACTTTTTCTTGTTCCTACACCCATTGGTAATCTGGAGGATATGACCTTTAGAGCCATACGGATCTTAAAAGAAGCTGATGTAATCCTGGCAGAAGACACCCGTACAAGTGCCCCAATGCTAAAACATTTTGGCATTGATAAAAAGGCATATTCACATCATCAGCACAATGAACACCAGGCGACTACAGAAATTATCCGCTTTTTAAAAGAAGGAAAAAATGTAGCCCTGATCTCCGATGCCGGAACCCCTGCCATCTCTGACCCTGGTTTTTTCCTGGTGCGGGAGACGCTGAAACATGACTTACCGGTAGAGTGTTTACCTGGTGCTACGGCATTTGTACCAGCACTTGTAAATTCAGGCCTACCCTGCGACGCATTCGTTTTTGAAGGTTTTTTGCCGGTAAAAAAGGGCAGACAAACACGTTTTAAAAAGCTGGCGGAAGAAGAGCGGACCATGATATTTTACGAAAGCCCACATCGCTTGCTAAAAACACTGGAAGAATTTGCACAGTATTTAGGTCCAGAAAGACAAGCTTCAGTAAGCCGGGAGCTAACCAAACTATACGAAGAAACTATAAGAGGTACATTAACAGAAATTAAATCACATTTTGAAAACAATATATTAAAGGGAGAATTTGTAATTTGTATTGCCGGCGCGGAAGAAGTAAAAAAGAAATCAAAATACGACAAGGATTAA
- a CDS encoding PH domain-containing protein, with the protein MILIDRFLSDEQDPKAVEKVLGKLNDMLTNNEELIYMAVQKKPAVNLLPDCIAVSNKRIFYCEPGNFGITMNFKDISWKSIKEVSFKEELFGSKFICVPQHGENIITEYIPKVQARKLYQAAYEQLENFKEQQRQTELEEKRSYPSPVTVNAVAPEAVSEEPTAHPTQPTVTINHTEEPEDETTLKLRKLKSLYDKHLITQEEYEAKKADILDSL; encoded by the coding sequence ATGATTTTAATAGATAGATTTTTAAGTGACGAACAAGATCCAAAAGCTGTTGAAAAAGTATTGGGTAAACTGAACGACATGCTCACCAACAACGAGGAACTCATTTATATGGCAGTACAGAAAAAACCTGCCGTAAACTTGCTCCCTGATTGTATTGCTGTAAGTAACAAACGTATTTTTTATTGTGAGCCCGGTAATTTCGGCATCACCATGAATTTCAAAGATATTTCCTGGAAAAGCATTAAGGAAGTTTCATTTAAAGAAGAGTTATTTGGCTCAAAATTCATTTGCGTACCTCAACATGGAGAAAACATCATTACTGAATATATCCCTAAAGTACAGGCGCGTAAATTATATCAGGCAGCTTATGAGCAACTGGAAAATTTCAAAGAGCAACAAAGACAAACAGAATTAGAGGAAAAACGTTCTTATCCTTCGCCGGTAACTGTGAATGCCGTTGCACCTGAAGCTGTTTCCGAAGAGCCTACTGCACACCCCACACAACCAACGGTAACAATTAACCATACGGAAGAGCCTGAAGACGAAACCACTTTAAAATTAAGAAAGCTAAAAAGTTTGTACGACAAACACCTGATTACTCAGGAAGAATATGAAGCAAAGAAGGCAGATATATTAGATAGCTTATAA
- the lnt gene encoding apolipoprotein N-acyltransferase: MNFKNTAPLALLSAFLMWLAWPPIPFTTPLLLVGLVPLLIALDKIILKKGEKTGKKVFLTAGLTFLIWNTASIYWVYNAISAVNNPVVSAFVSLIPFGLGALLMTFAFWLYYRLQMVTNKKIAYAGLISFYIAMEYLHQSWDLAFPWMTLGNGLSGMHQLAQWYEYTGVYGGSVWILLSNILAFEAYKRFKSDAKGYLKLRPAMIWTLVVILPIGLSLTKYYQYKEKSIPVNVVTVQPNIDPYQKFGSLSSTDQMSILTHLSDSVAQPNTEYFIWPETAIPSGVNEDRIRTNPDFIAAQNFLEKYKNGTIITGIESIKLYQDKQTLSARKYDNGTYIDVFNGAVQIENTANVQFYHKSKLVPGVEKMPFPAALSILGPIFEGFGGTVGGYGWQDKPGVFYAYSGIGVAPVICYESIWGSWIGEAVKNGAQFIAIITNDGWWGNTSGKDQHLMYAQLRAIETRRYVVRSANTGISCFINQKGDIIKKTKWWTRAALKADINLNDELTLYVKTGDIIPKFLCVIALFLALVIPYRKWTKKA; the protein is encoded by the coding sequence ATGAATTTTAAAAATACTGCCCCACTGGCCCTGTTAAGCGCATTTTTAATGTGGCTGGCGTGGCCACCCATCCCCTTTACTACCCCGCTCCTTCTAGTTGGCTTAGTACCCCTGTTAATTGCACTGGATAAAATCATCCTTAAAAAAGGAGAAAAAACAGGCAAAAAGGTTTTCCTTACTGCCGGACTAACTTTTTTAATTTGGAATACAGCCTCTATTTATTGGGTTTATAATGCCATCAGTGCAGTAAACAATCCGGTAGTATCGGCATTTGTATCCCTTATTCCTTTTGGTTTAGGCGCTTTATTAATGACTTTTGCATTCTGGTTGTACTATCGTTTGCAAATGGTAACCAACAAAAAAATTGCTTATGCAGGTCTGATTTCGTTTTATATAGCGATGGAATATCTGCACCAAAGCTGGGACCTTGCATTTCCATGGATGACGCTGGGAAATGGTTTATCCGGGATGCACCAACTGGCACAATGGTATGAGTACACCGGCGTTTATGGTGGTTCTGTGTGGATATTGCTAAGTAATATTTTAGCGTTTGAAGCTTACAAACGTTTTAAATCGGATGCAAAAGGCTATTTAAAACTAAGACCCGCAATGATTTGGACTTTGGTGGTTATACTACCAATCGGTCTTTCGCTAACAAAATACTACCAATACAAAGAAAAATCAATTCCTGTAAATGTAGTAACCGTACAGCCGAATATCGACCCTTATCAAAAATTTGGCAGCCTTTCTTCGACCGATCAGATGAGTATATTGACCCATCTTTCTGACTCTGTGGCACAACCCAACACCGAATATTTTATCTGGCCAGAAACAGCAATTCCCAGTGGAGTGAATGAGGATAGAATCCGAACCAATCCCGACTTCATAGCTGCGCAAAACTTTTTAGAAAAGTATAAAAATGGAACCATTATTACCGGTATAGAAAGCATAAAGTTGTATCAGGATAAACAAACATTATCTGCAAGAAAGTATGATAATGGCACTTATATTGATGTTTTTAATGGAGCTGTGCAAATAGAAAACACTGCTAACGTACAATTCTATCATAAATCAAAGTTGGTTCCAGGCGTAGAAAAGATGCCTTTCCCAGCTGCATTATCCATACTAGGACCTATTTTTGAAGGTTTTGGTGGTACTGTAGGCGGCTATGGCTGGCAGGATAAACCCGGTGTATTTTACGCCTACAGCGGCATCGGTGTTGCCCCGGTAATTTGCTATGAATCGATTTGGGGAAGCTGGATTGGAGAAGCGGTTAAAAACGGCGCTCAGTTCATCGCTATCATCACCAATGATGGTTGGTGGGGAAATACATCAGGTAAGGATCAGCACTTAATGTATGCACAATTACGAGCTATAGAAACTCGTCGCTATGTAGTACGGTCAGCCAATACGGGTATATCCTGCTTCATCAACCAAAAAGGAGATATTATAAAAAAGACCAAATGGTGGACAAGAGCCGCATTGAAGGCCGACATTAACTTAAATGATGAACTGACCTTGTACGTTAAAACGGGCGACATCATCCCTAAGTTTTTATGTGTAATAGCCCTATTCTTAGCTTTAGTTATTCCTTATAGGAAATGGACTAAGAAAGCTTAA